Proteins found in one Takifugu rubripes chromosome 15, fTakRub1.2, whole genome shotgun sequence genomic segment:
- the slc25a35 gene encoding solute carrier family 25 member 35: protein MDFILSGVAACGACLFTNPLEVVKTRMQLQGELQSRGSYQVYYRNVFHAFYTIGKVDGLAALQKGLAPGLVYQFFMNGVRLGSYAIIESSGYIHTNGRVSAAKSTVAGSVAGVVGAVMGSPIYLVKTHLQSQATSSIAVGHQYKHQGMIHALRAIYKEHGVIGLWRGSSAAVARVSVGSAAQLSTFSSSKEMVVDFQVFPKDSWLVGLTAGMISSVVVVMAMTPFDVVSTRLYNQPVDHLGKGQLYKGFVDCFSKTLRKEGVVGLYKGLGASYFRLGPHTILSLFFWHELRKMYQQVR from the exons ATGGATTTCATTCTAAGCGGGGTGGCGGCATGCGGAGCGTGTCTGTTCACCAACCCGCTGGAGGTCGTCAAAACCCGCATGCAGCTGCAGGGAGAGCTGCAGAGCCGCGGCTCCTACCAGGTTTACTACCGCAACGTGTTCCACGCTTTTTACACCATCGGGAAAGTGGACGGACTGGCAGCCTTACAGAAGGGACTGGCACCGGGCTTAGTCTACCAGTTCTTCATGAACGGGGTTCGGCTGGGCTCGTACGCCATCATCGAGTCGTCCGGGTACATCCACACCAATGGCCGGGTCAGCGCGGCGAAGAGCACCGTCGCTGGGTCGGTGGCTGGTGTGGTGGGAGCCGTGATGGGCAGCCCCATATATTTG GTGAAAACTCATCTCCAGAGCCAGGCGACCTCATCCATAGCAGTGGGACATCAGTATAAACATCAG GGCATGATCCACGCTTTAAGAGCCATCTACAAGGAACACGGCGTCATCGGGCTGTGGAGAGGCTCCAGTGCGGCCGTCGCCAGGGTCAGCGTGGGGTCAGCGGCACAGCTCTccacgttctcctcctccaagGAGATGGTGGTTGACTTTCAG GTGTTCCCGAAGGACAGCTGGTTGGTGGGGTTGACCGCCGGCATGATCAGcagcgtggtggtggtgatggccATGACACCCTTCGATGTGGTCAGCACGCGACTCTACAACCAGCCCGTGGATCACTTGGGAAAG GGGCAGCTTTATAAAGGTTTCGTCGACTGCTTCTCGAAGACGCTGAGGAAGGAGGGCGTGGTGGGGCTCTACAAAGGCCTGGGGGCCTCGTATTTCCGGCTCGGCCCTCACACCATCCTGTCCTTGTTCTTCTGGCACGAGCTTCGTAAGATG